In Coffea arabica cultivar ET-39 chromosome 9e, Coffea Arabica ET-39 HiFi, whole genome shotgun sequence, the genomic window TTATCACCATGACCATTATCACCATGACACCATCAACccctaaattctaaaacctcaatcgaaattaaaaagaaatatGCACTGTTAAACTTAAAAAATTTCAATAACCACATCAATATAACATCCTATCTCTCAAATATTAGAGTATCCTATCCTTTTTAATCCCAATTTATATCTTCTTCTATTCATCTCCAAATCATCCAAACAAgcctaaaattaatttttaatatattattattgtgTTTAGGACATGATCGGTTATTCCACGagtgaattttatttttattttcattaaatATCCAATTGTGTGATTCGTTCATATGAACAAGATTAGCAGTGTATTGTTTAATTGCATGGAAAAATATTAATATGTTAAGGCTATTATGATCATTTTGGTGTAATATTGAAAATCTCAAGGAAACCTCAGGGAGGTTCCTGAAATTATCCCACTTATAAAATCTAACAAATCTCTAATCTCACCCACTGAAACAGAGACCAAAAATTTCCATAATCGAGTATAGGCCTGCTGTTGcaagtaaataaaaagcaatcgaATGAGCCAAAATCAATGGTTAGCTGGGGTAAGTACGAATACCCTGAGGAGATTAATTAACAGGTTTATGCAATGTAAGTTAAATGATGAAACAACAATAACtgaaactaaaagaaaaatctcaCGTCCCGACgtaaaagaatggcaaaagctATTCAAAACAAGTAGTACAAGCAGTAGCAGTTGAGTTTCAAGGAAAAAGGAGCAGTTCCGACAGGGAAATCATCTTGCATGGTCCCGAGATTGCCTATCACGGGCCTTCCATTAGAACTCGTCATCATCCTCTTCGGCTATGTGCTTAGCGAGCTCTTGCTCTTGCTGTTGTCTTTCTCTCCTCTTCTCAGCACATTCTTTTTCCTTGTGTGAATTTGGTGGAAATCGGAGGGCACGAACCGCCTCGTTATGCATATTAAGACAGAAAGCAATTCTTGAATTAAAAGCAATTTGAGGCTCATTAGTAGAGTAAATGTCCCCAGTCTCCTTGGACACCATCCATCCATTAGCATGATCCAGTGTAGCATCAATGGCCCCATCCCGAATTGCTTTAGCCACAATGCTCTCAGCATCAGCAACAGGGTTTGCTGAATCCAACCGCAGCTTTTTAGCAACATCAGCCAGTGAAATCCTGGAATATGAGATACTAATGTTACGTAGCCCTGTCCTAATGACATTATGCCGCAATCTCACAATCAAGTTGTTGGTTCGGTCTGAGCTGAAAGTGCTTGAGAACTTCTCAGCAACTGTCCTAAACAACTCCAGATCTCCAATTCGGACAGCCTGAATCATTGTAACCAACGAAGAATCAATTTCTAAAGCCAAAATCAGGAATATATTAACATGCTAATTGAATCCTTTTTATTTACGATTGCTTGGGATTCTCATCGCTCTGCAGTTGTGAAAGATTCTTCTGGTATGAGGGGGCTGCAAACTGCCAGTGTCCTCAATTCATGACCAAGCAGAATAAAAGGTCTCAAACAATTAGCCTACTACTTTAAATATTGCAATTCCGTCCTACAATTAACTAATTTCTCCACTGCTACACTACTATTGTTCACATGCAATAAGTATCATTAGCCCCTCTCGTGTGTTTCCCACACAACGAAATCTTTAAATCATGCTACCTTAAGGTTCCAAATTTTACATACCTTTAAAAGTTCCAAATTTTATGAACCAAAAAGATAAGAAACCAGacaacacaaactcacatttgtAAGCTCAAAGTATGGTCTCAAAGCTTTCTCCATTCCTTTTTGCATAAAAACAGTCCTCTCAGGGATCTCTCCAAGCAGTAAACGTACTATCACAGCCCATTTAGTGCATTGAACTCGGAAACCGAGAGCCGCAACAGGGGCTTTCCTTGCAGCTTGCAGAAGGGATTCTTTAGCATCAGTATATTCCAATTGAATTGTCCTGATCTTTCCAAGGTAAAAGAGGTAGCGACAAAACTGGAATAAAGAAATCGAGGATGAGGCATAGAAGATTGCAGATTCTAAGCATCCATATTATGCATCAAACAGATTAGACCAGATGATCAAATAATAgaatgtagttttttttttatgtactaCTATGGTGCATTACCCCTTTGATTAGTGCTGCCATGAACATTTTCTGACTCAATCAGAACAAACCTTTTTTTTCATTCCCATTTGATTAGTCTAGTAGCAAAGCTTCTACATTTGAAATACCCTTATTGAGTACCAAaattgtaaaatataaaatgtcTTCCATTAGACCATTCAAACCTTCTACAGCAATCTAATAGCCCAACTACCATCTCAACCACCATACCAAAGTAACATAGTGTGAATCGGAACCCATTCAACGagagcccccccccccccccccccccccaaaaaaaaaaaaaaccaaaagaagaagaagaaaaacgatTAAACGGAGACATCCTTCCAGcagtaaaattaaaaaaattaatcaagttTCTTTGGGTCTGCCAAATCGattaagagaacaaattgaatttCCTCCCACTTTATTACTAAACTTTtccttgaaagaaaaaaaactaaaatagtGTTTGTCGTCAAGTCAAAGTTCCATTCCAGGTTCTTTTAGTTTGAATAGCCTTGGAAACCGTCTTTTTCCATCACTTTGCCATTTAATTATTGTCCCAATTCATTCTAATATAATTTCAGCAGATATTTTTCCAATCAATATATCTACAGATTGCTTCTTGTTCCTCTAACAAAACTTGCCCTCAATCATAGGAGTTATTCATGAAagagtttttgtttttcttctttctctttccaGCCAGAGAAGTTGTTCAACAATGGCTGTGGAGTGGTTGAGAAGCGGAAGGGGTTCAATGTAATTTGTCCAAGTCTGAGGGGAGTAAAAGTAATTAACCCAAATATACTCCTTCATTTGATCCTTTGATTCTAATACTTATTGGTGCAGAAAAGTCAACAAGTTCCAGACAAGATAAGATAAAATATCCCAAGCACATGGACGGATTCTGCACGAGAGAAAACTAAGATAAAAAGAATATTGGATTTACCTGCTGATTTGAATGAGCTTCAAAACGGGGTGCCTTGGATCTCAGCTTCTCTGCTTGGTCATATAAATTATAATGGAGGTAATTTCGAAGCAACAGATTGAGAAGTGTTTCCTGTATCAACTAAGCTGTTAAGTATGATGAAGGCTGCCACTAAGACAACAAACTAGCTACTGTTTTAGGTTACAAACCTGACCCAGCTCATCACGGCGAAGTGTTGCAATCCGATGCAGAGCAAGCAGGTTTCTGCGATTTAAACTTTCTGTTAGGCAaagttttggaaggaaaggGTACTGAAGAAAAATATGCCCACAAATACACAGACAGATGCAAACGCACACAGAAATGGAAAATAAGCGTCTGAATTATTTCTGAACCATTTATTCCATGCATCATATATTCATATGAAATGGAAAAATGAGCACCAGCTGCCAAATGCTCATGAACCAATTATATCATGCATCATACCAAGGGGATGAAGTATATGCAATAGCAAgtaaaaatcataactcacccACGAATTTCAGCAAGATCACCAGTAAGTTCATAGCTCAAAGAGTAATAGAAATAAAGCCTGGATGTTAGAACGTCAAGAGTTCGCTTATTGAAGTTCTTTAAGCGTCCAATGCCTGCTGAGGCACATGCTTTAGCCTGTAGAACAACAGGGAGATAGTCTTTTACATTAAGAACTATATCGGAATATACAAAAATGTGGGGTGACAGAAAGTATACCTCATTGTATCTTTTTTGATCAATGAGAAATATGAGGACAAGCAAGCAAGAATAAATCTCAAGCTCTGGCAGAGAATGCTTTGTAGGGGCTTGGGTTGCAGATGTTGCAGTATCAACTTCCATTTCATGTTCATCATCCTATAAGAAGCATTTAAGTTTGTCAAGCTGCATAATTATTAACAGCACTGCATTTGTTTGACAATACAATGGAAAAAACATGATATTTGCACTAAACGGAAGGCAATGAAGACATACCAATTACGAGTCCATTTTGTTGGATAGAAAATGTCTGACAGACATATAATGGATACGATTTTGTACAAAGAAAATCATCTCTCAATTCTTTTCGTATTACTTACATGATAATTCAAAAGCCATTTCCACAATTCCCACAATAGGATTAACGCACCACCAAtactaggggtgcaaacgagccgagccgagtcgagctttggccttatcgagtcgagcctTAACTTAATTtcatcgaactcgaactcgagctcgagctcgacgagctggtaattttcaagctcgagctctaaaaaaataaaaaataattattttatttttaaaaaaataaataaaataatatattttcttaataaataataaaatattaaggatatttatgtaattttactattaaaaataaaaaaaataaatatatatatattcgagctcgcgagcctaacgagcttaatgttttgagctcgagctcgatattgatcgagctcgagtcgagctcgaatcgagcggctcgattcgtttgcacccctaacCAATACCACTAGAAAacctttaattaaataattcCCATTTCCAGTTGCTTCATCAACTGATGTCACTTTCGTTGCTGCAATATTGCAAGTAATATTCATGGAGACACTACAGCAACAATTGTAATGGCAGTAAATGTTATCTAAGAAGGTagcaaaataacaaaaaatcggAGGTATAACAAGCAAATTAAAGGCAGGGTGCAGGAATTTGAGTTTCAGCATATAAATGCAAGCACTAATAGCAGTAGGGCCAATATTCCTCTACTGTTGTCTCACTGGATGGAAGCAGGAGCAGCATATGGGCATAATAACTTTAAATTTTACAAGGCTTTATActttcaagttgatgaaaaaGATGAAACCAAGGATGTTACCATGTACAATGAGTACAGGAGTTACTTTTTCACCCTTAATATGAAACTAATTGACACTTTGCAC contains:
- the LOC140014747 gene encoding probable 26S proteasome non-ATPase regulatory subunit 3, yielding MTQDVEMKEQPATSNSVALTAPSTLQHLKEIASLIETGAYAREVRRIVRAVRLTIALRKKLKASVISAFLTHTLTPGSEVHSRLSSYIPKDDEHEMEVDTATSATQAPTKHSLPELEIYSCLLVLIFLIDQKRYNEAKACASAGIGRLKNFNKRTLDVLTSRLYFYYSLSYELTGDLAEIRGNLLALHRIATLRRDELGQETLLNLLLRNYLHYNLYDQAEKLRSKAPRFEAHSNQQFCRYLFYLGKIRTIQLEYTDAKESLLQAARKAPVAALGFRVQCTKWAVIVRLLLGEIPERTVFMQKGMEKALRPYFELTNAVRIGDLELFRTVAEKFSSTFSSDRTNNLIVRLRHNVIRTGLRNISISYSRISLADVAKKLRLDSANPVADAESIVAKAIRDGAIDATLDHANGWMVSKETGDIYSTNEPQIAFNSRIAFCLNMHNEAVRALRFPPNSHKEKECAEKRRERQQQEQELAKHIAEEDDDEF